The genomic segment GTGACGCGGTCGCGGTGGTGGGCGGCGAGGGCCCGCGACGACGGCCCGCCGCCGCTGATGCCCACGACCGCGGCCCGCTCGATCCCGAGCGCGTCGAGCAGCGCGGCGTAGGCGTCGGCCTGCTCCCGGGGGGTCCGGCCGGTGCGCAGCGGGGTCGCGCCGTAGCCGGGTCGAGAGGGCAGCAGCACCCGGTGCGTCGAGGACAGGTCGCGGGCGAGCGCGACTGCCTGGGTCCAGTCGCCGGGAGAGCCGTGCACCAGCAGGACAGCCGGGCCGCTCCCGCTCTCCGCGACCTCGACCGGCCCGCGGGCCGTCTCGACCACCCGCGGCGTCACTGGAGCACCCCCGCGACGAGCACGCGGCGCACCCGCAGGTCGGCGTCGAGCACGACGACGTCGGCGACCGCCCCCGGCCGCAGCGCGACGTCGAGGCCGAGCGCACGGGCCGGGGTGGTGGACGCCATCGCGAGGGCGTCGGCGAGCGGCACGCCCCAGGACACCACGTGGCGCACCGCGTCGGACAGCGACAGCCCCGAGCCGGCGAGGGTGCCGTCGGCCAGCCGCAGGACGTCCCCGTCGCGGACCAGCCCCTCGGGCGCGCAGCCGTCGACGCAGTCGCTCACCAGGGCCACCCCCTGCGGGCCGCGGGCGGCGACGAGCGCCCGGACCGACGCCGGGTGGACGTGGACGCCGTCGGCGATGACCTCGACGACCAGGTCGGGCTCGGTCAGCGCGAGCCCGACCAGCCCGGGCTCGCGACCGGTCAGCGGCGACAGGGCGTTGAAGCAGTGGGTGACGCCGGTAGCGCCGGCCCGCACCGCCGCCACGCCCTCGGCGTAGGTCGCGGTGCTGTGGCCCAGGGACACCCGCACCCCGCGGTCGGCCAGCGCCCGCACGAGGTCGAGCGCACCGGGCAGCTCGGGTGCGACGGTGACGCAGCGGACGTCGCCGGCATCGAGCAGCGCCAGCGCCTCGGCGACGTCCGGCACACGCAGGGCCTCGGGCGGCTGGGCTCCCGCGGCGGCGGGCGAGAGCCACGGGCCCTCGAGGTGCACGCCGACGCAGCGTGCGCCCTCGCTCGGGCGGGGGGCGGTGACAAGCGCGCGCAGCTCAGGCAGCGGGGCCGCGAAAGCCGTGGCGAGGTACGCCGTGACGCCCCCGCGCGCGAGCGCCCGGGAGACGGCCGGCAGGTCGGCCCGCGGGCCTTGGCAGGGCGCTCCCCCGGCGGCGTGGACGTGCAGGTCCACCAGGCCAGGTGCGACGACGCAGCCGGTGACGTCGAGGACCTCGACCGGGTCGCGTCCGGCATCGGGGCCGGCGTCGGGGCCGGCGATGCGGTCGCCGTCGACGAGCAGGTCGGCGTCGGACCAGCCGTCGGCCGTGAGCACGCGGCCGCCGCGCAGCGCCAGCACCGGGTCCTCCTCCTGCGTCGTCCTGTCAGGGCCGTCGGCCTGTCAGGGTCGTCGCTGTGTCGCGTCGCACCTTGACACCGGCGTCGTCAATTTGCAAACTGTCCATGCAAACTACTGCATCCCCCTCGACGAGCGGAGCCTTCCGTGGCCACCCACCCGACAGCGCCGGTGGCGTGCGTCGAGGTCGGGGGCGGCAGCACGCAGACGGTGGTGCTCGGCAGCGGCGAAGCGCGGGTGCTCGACGGCGCGGTGCCTCCGCCCGGGGTGCCGCTGCTCATGGCGGTCCCCGGCCTCATCGAGGGAGACCGCGTGCTCGCGGCCAGCAACCTCGGGTGGTTCGACGTCGACCCCGCTGAGGCCCTCGGCCTCGGCCGGTCGGCCGCGCTGCTCCTCAACGACGCCGAAGCAGCCGCGCTCGGCGAGTCCGCGCTGCGCGACGGAGCGCCGCTGGTCTTCGTCGGCCTCGGCACCGGTGTGGGTGGTGCCGTCGTACGCACCGGCCCGGTCGTTGCCGCCGCCAACCTGCTCGGCCACACCACCGGCTTCGGCGACGCGCTGTGCCCCTGCAGCCGCACCGGCTGCCTCGAGACGGTCGCTGCCGGATGGGCGCTGCCCGACCCGCTGCCGGAGTCACGCATCGGCCCGCTGGCAGCTGCCGTCGCCCGGGCGGTGCGGCTCGAGCCGCTCGCCGACCCGCCGCTCGTGGTCGTCGCCGGTGGCCTCGCCCGCCGCTACCCGGCGATCGTCGACGCGCTCGCCGCCGCGCTGCCCGACCGCGACGTGCAGCCGACCGCTGCTGCGCCGGAGCTCAAGTCCGCATCGGCCTACGGCCTCGCGCTGGCCTACGCGCAGCTGCAGGAGCGGGTCGCGTGAGGGTCGCGGTCGAGGCCGACGTGGAGCTCGAGGCCGAGGTCGTCGGCGAGGGGCCGGAGCTGGTCTGGCTGCACGGCCTCTCCGGCAGCCTCGAGGACGGCCGCCCGGTCGTGGACCGGCTGTCGCACCGGTTCCGGGTGCTGCACTACTCCACCCGTGGCCACGGCCGGTCGACGCCGCTGCTGGACCGCAGCCGCTACGGCTACGACCGGATCGCCGCGGACCTCTCCACCGTCCTCGACGAGGTCGGCTTTACCCGACCACTGCTGGTCGGCGGCAGCCACGGCGCCAACACGATCCTGCGCCACGAGACGCTCCACCCGGGCCGGGCCCGCGGCCTGCTGCTCATCGCCCCGGGCGGCAACGCCCTGCGCCGACCCCCGCGGCTGCAGTTCGCGATGCTGCGCGCGGCCCTGTGGCGCGGGTCCCGCAAGGGCCTCGACGGCGTGATCGAGCTCTGCACGGGCTTCCACCCCGACGACCCGCGGGCCGACCCGCACCTGGTCGCCGCGATGCGCACCCACGACCTCGCCTCGCTGCGGGTCGCGATGCGCCGCATCCCCGACCAGCAGGCCGTCGACCCGGCGGCGCTGCCCGGCTTCCAGGTCCCGACCCACGTGGTCGCGTGGGACGGCGACCCAGTCATCCACCCGATCGCGGTCGCCCGCGAGGTCGCCCGGCTCGTGCCCGGCGCGACCTTCGCCGAGATCGAGCGAGTCGACGGGCTGTCCGCGGCGCAGGTCGCCGACGTGGCCGCCACCGAGGTGCTCCGCTGGGCCGACACCGTGGTCGCCCAGTCCTGAGGAGGTCGTCCGTGCTCCGTCCCCGTCGTGCCCTCACCGGTGCCGCACTTGTCCTGCTGGCAGTCACTCCGCTGCCCGCCCTGTCGCTCGTCGGCGCGCCGGCCGGTGCCCCGCTGGTCCCCGCCGGCCACGTCGAGCTGGTCGGGCCGCTGCACGAGCACAGCGGCTACTCCGACGGCTGGCCCGGGTCGACACCCGAGGACTACTACGCCGCTGCGAAAAGCACCGGCAACGACTTCCTCATGGCGGGCGAGCACAGCGACACCCTCGGCGTGCCGCTCGTCGCCAACGACGAGTGCCTCGGCCCGGGCGTCACCGGGTGCGCGGTCGCCGACAGCGACCCCGTCAAGGCCGCCACCAAGTGGGAGGCGATGGCCGACTACGCCGAGGCGGCCACGACGGAGGACTTCGTCGGCGTACGCGGCTTCGAGTGGACCAGCGACCGCTACGGCCACATCAACACCTACTTCTCGAAGCACCAGACCGGCGCGAAAGTCGACGGCGGCTATGCCTCGATGGCGACGTTCTACCGCTGGCTCACGACCCGCCCGGAGCTCGGCGGTGGCGGCGACGGGCTCGCGACCTTCAACCACCCCGGCGCCAAGGCGCTCCAGGTCGTCGGGGGCAGCGACCCCGGCCGCGACTGGAACGGCTTCGCCTACGAGCCCACCGCCGACCGCCAGATGGTTGGGCTCGAGGTCTTCAACGACACCGACCACTACGGCGACCGGCTCGACGACGCGCTCGACCAGGGCTGGCACGTCGGCGCTGTGGGCGCGGAGGACCTCGGGCACAAGCGCACCGACGACTGGGGCGGGCCGTCGTGGGCCAAGACCGTCGTGCTCGCCCGCGACCGGTCCGCGCCGGCGCTGCGCGAGGCGATGCAGGCCAGGCGCTTCTACGCCGTACGCACCCCTGACGTGCGGCTCGGGCTCACCGTCGACGGCGCCGTCATGGGCAGCCGGCTCGTCGCGCGCGACCGTCACCTGGTGGCTGCGTCCGCCCGCGCGACCGGCCGCACCGGCCTGACGCTCGAGCTCGTCACCACCGGCGGCCGGGTCGTCGCGACCGGCACCGACGACCTCACGACGACGGTCACCCGCGCTGCCGGTGACCGCTACCTCTTCCTGCGAGTCCGCGACGGCGCGACCCCGGTCGGCTACAGCTCGCCGGTCTGGCTCGAGGCCGGCACGGCGGCCCCCACCGGCGAGTGGCTCGCCGGTGACCTGCACGTGCACACCTGCTACTCCCACGACGCCTACTGCGGGCCGGACGACGACAACACCGCGCCCGAGGAGGCCTACACCGCAAGCGGTTCGCCGACCGAGCGCTTCGCGGAGGCGTCCGCGAAGGGCCTCGACTACCTCGCCCTCACCGACCACCACTCCGACTCCGCGCCGCAGGAGAGCGGCTACGACTCGGTGAACGACCCGGGCTTCGGGACGAGTGGCGTCATCGGGGTGAAGGGCTACGAGAACTCGATCGGCGGCCACGCGCAGATGCTCGGGGCGCAGCGGGTCTACCCGCGAGCCGGCGACACCGACGACGCGATCCGCGCGATGGCCGACGCGCTGCGGGCCGACGGCGGGCTGTTCCAGGCCAACCACCCCGCGGACGACGTCACCGCTCCGGTGGAGGACTGCTCCGCGTTGCCGTCGATGCACTGGAAGTACGGCCTGCGAGTGCCTGTCGACTCCGTCGAGGTCTGGAACATCGGCCACCACCTCCAGCCGCCGCTGCCCGCCGGCACCTCCAACGGCGACGCCCTCGCCTACTGGGAGTGCTGGCTGTCCTCGGGCGCCCGGGTCGCCCCGACCGGCGGCAGCGACTCGCACTGGCTGTCCACCGCCGCGGTGCAGGGCGTCGGCAACCCGACCACCTGGGTCTTCGCAGAGGAGCGCAGCCAGCGCGGGGTGCTCGAGGCGATCCGCGCCGGGCGCACCTCGGTGTCGTTCCGCCCGCCGGCGGCCGGCGGCGCACCGCTGCTGCTCGAGGCCGACCGCGACGGCGACGGGCGCTACGACGCCCTCGTCGGCGACACCGTCGAGCCGGGCACTCCGCTGCGGGTGCGCTCACTCGACCCCGCCGCCACGGGCCTGGTCGACCTGCGGTCCAACGGCCGCACCGTCCTCGCCGGCGCGACCCTCACCCCGGGCGGGACCGTCGACCTGGTCCTCGACGAGCCGGGCTGGGTCTGGGCCCAGCTCTACGCCGACGAGCCCGCCGACGCCACCAACGCCGGGACGGGTCCGCGCGCGCAGGCCTGCGAGCCGGCGCTCGGGACGCAGACGAGCTACTGCCGCAACCGGGTCGGTGTGCTCGCCATGACGGCCGCGCTCTACCTCGCCGAGACCGTCGACCCGACGCCCACGACGGACCCCACCCCGACCACGACGGCGACCCCCGAGCCGACCTGCCCCCCGAAGCCGCGACCGACCGGCAACCCCCAGGCAGGCAAGGAGAAGTGCAAGCCGTGACCCCGCTCGGAGCCGGCTTCGCCCTCGACCTCGGCGAGCAGCCCGCCGTCCTCGCGCGGGTCCTCGACACCAACGCCGACGCCCTGTCCGAGGCCCGCCGGCTCGTCGCCGCCGCTCCCTCGGTCCGGCTGCTCGGCACCGGGTCGAGCCGCCACGCCGCAGGGGTCGGAGCCGCGGCCCTGGAGCTCGCCGGCATCCGTGCCGACGTGCCGCCCGCTCCCGGGGCGGCAGTCCCGCCGCCCGTGCTGCGGTCCGGCGACGTGGTCGTCGCGGTGAGCCAGTCGGGCGAGACCCCGGCGCTCGTCGCCGAGGTGCGGCGCGCGCAGGACCTCGGCTGCCGGGTCATCGCCGTCACCAACGCCGGCGGCACCCTCGCCCGGCTGGCCGACGTCGCCCTCACCTGCGCCGCTGGGCCGGAGCGGGTCGTCGCCGCGAGCAAGTCGGTGACCGCGACCGTCCTGCTGCTGCGGGCCCTCGCCGGCCCGGTCGACCCCCGGCTGCTCGCCGACGCGGTGACCGCGCTGCTCGCGCTCGACCCCGCGCCGCTGGTGCGGGGCGCCCACCCGACCCACGTCGTCGCCGGCGGTCTCGGCGCCGAGCACGTCGCCGCCGAGGTCGCCCTCAAGCTCGCCGAGACCGGCGGCCGGCTGCTCAGCAGCGAGCCGCTCGTCGAGCACCTGCACGGTCCGGTCGCCGTCCCTGCCACGACACTCGCGCTCGTGCACCCCGACGACCCCAACACCGCAGCGCTCGCCGGTGACGTCGTGCGGATCGGGCCGCACCCGTCGTACGACGTGGTGCTCCCCCAGCTCGACGACCCAGCCTGCGCGGCCGTGCTGTCCCTGGTCGCCGGACAGGTCGCGGCACTCGCCTGGTCGCGTCGCGGCGGGGTCGACGCCGACGCGCCGCGCGGTCTGTCGAAGGTGACCCGCACGGCATGAGCGGCCTGCTGCTCGACCCGGAGCAGGTGCGCGCCCTCCTGCTGACCGCGCTGGACGACGCCCGCGAGCAGGGCCTCGAGGTCACCGACCTGGCCCGCGCGCTCGACGCCGCACCCGCCTCGCTCGACGCCCTGGCCGACCTCGCGCGCCGGCTGCAGGAGGCCCCGGTCGCGGAGGGCTGGCCGCACGTCGAGCCGCTGGCGCTCGACGAGGTGCTCTCGGAGTGCCCATCGCTGCCCTCCGCCCGACGACCCGGTTCCGACGTCGGCGACCGGGTGCGTGCGGCCTGGGGGGCACGGGTCGCGGGTTGCGTGCTGGGCAAGCCGTTCGAGTACGACCCGACCCTCGCCGAGCTGCGCGCCGCCCTCGAGCCGGCCGGCGAGTGGCCGTTCACCGACTACGTCACGGAGGCCACCAGCGAGGGGCTGCGCGACCGCCAGCCGCAGTGGCCGGAGTGCGTCCGCGAGCGCATCGCGCACGTCCCCGAGGACGACGACCTCGGCTACACCGCTCTCGCGACGGTGGCCCTCGAGCGGCACGGCGACGCGTTCACCCACGACGACCTGCTGCGGCTGTGGCTGCTGAACCTCCCCGTCCTTGCGACCTTCGGACCCGAGCGGGTCGCACTGCTCGCCGCGGGGCTGGCGTCCTCGACGGGCGCGCCGTTCAGCCTCGGTGCGCTCGTCCCCGGCACGGAGCAGTGCGGGGCGCTGATCCGCGTCGACGCCTACGGCTACGCCCACCCCGGCGACCCGGTCGCGGCCGCCTCCCTCGCCTATGTCGACGCGTCGCTGACCCACCGCCGCACCGGCGTCTACTCCGCGATGTGGGCCGCGGCCGCGGTCGCCACCGCCCTGGTCGCCGACGACTGGGAGGACGTCGCGCTCACGGCCGCCTCCGTCGTACCCCAGCAGTCGAGGCTGCGAGCGGTCCTCGACGAGTCGCTCGCGCACGTGCGCGCGGCCGACGACTGGCTCGACGCCCACGACCGGCTGCACACCCGCTTCGCGAGCTACGGCCACTGCCGCGTCGTGCAGGAGCTCGGCACCCTGCTCGTGACGCTGCGCTTCGCGCGCGGCGCGACCGACGGCATCGGCCTGCAGGTCAGCCAGGGCAACGACACCGACAGCTTCGGCGCGACCGCCGGCTCGCTGCTCGGGGCCCTGCACGGCCCAGCCGGCTTCGACCGCGACCACTGGCTCGGCCGCTTCGGCGACCGCATCCACCTCGCGCTCGCCACCACCCACGACGACTCGATCACCTCCTGGGGCGACCGGATGGCGGCGCTGCACCTGCGGAAGCAGTCCTACCCGGCGGGGTGACACGGCCCCCACCTCGGCGGACCGATGCATCGGGGCATGAGCCCAGGGACGGGACGGCGGCGCCTCGCCGTGCACGCAGGAGCAACGTTGGTCCTCGCACTGGTCGGCGCACAGCTCGTGGCAGTCGCCGCTGCGCGACCGCCTGCGGTTGCGGACCCCTGCCCCGGCGGCAGCACCGCTCCGGTGTGGCCCGGCGCGCCGCGCGCCTGCATCCACGTCGACGAGACGCCACCGGGCATCGACGTCGAGCGCCCGGTGTCGACGTCCGAGCTCGGGGCCCGCGACGGCGCCTCGGCCGAGGCGGTGCTCGCCGCGCAGGAGAGCGGGACGCCCACCCCGACGTCCTACGCCGCCGGGTCCACCGTCGCCTGCGACGGGGACGGGACCAGCGGCTACCGCGTCCAGGCGATGTACGTCGTGGCCGCCGACCGTCCCAACCGCTTCGCCGACCTGCGCGCCTCGATCCAGCAGTGGGCCGCCGGCGTCGACGACGTCGTCAACCGCAGCGCCGCCCTCACCGGCGGGGTGCGCCGGGTCCGCTACGTCACCTCCGACAACGGTGACGGGACCTGCAGCGCCGACGTCCTCAACGTCACGGTGCCCACCGGCGCCAACGCGTCGTTCTCCTCGACGATCTCTGCGGTGAGCGCGCTCGGACACACCAGCCCTGCCCGCAAGTACCTCATGTGGGTCGACGCGAGCGTGCTGTGCGGCGTCGGGCAGGTCTACCCCTACAGCACCGACGGGCAGAGCAACCCCAACAACGGCAGCTACCCGCAGATGTCGCGCATCGACACGGGCTGCTGGGGGCTCGCCGGCTCGGTCGAGGCGCACGAGCTCGTGCACACCCTCGGTGCCGTCCTGCCGGGCTCACCGCACCGCACGACCAACGGCCACTGCTACGACGAGTCCGACCGGATGTGCTACTCCGACGGCTCGGGTGTGGCGATGCAGCAGGTCTGCGCGAGCGACAACGAGGTGCTGCTCGACTGCCGCGCCGACGACTACTTCTCGACGGCGCCGACGGCCGGGTCCTGGCTCGACACCCACTGGAACGCCGCCGACAGCCGCTTCCTCATCGGCGGTGGCGACGGCAGCGGCGGCGGGTCTCCCGGCACCGTGACGAGTCTCGGCGTGACGCTCGCGGTCAACAACCCCGGCCTCGCCGGGCTCGCGACGCAGGTCACCGCGACGCCCGTCGTCCCTGACGGTCGCACCGCCACCGTGCGCTGGACCAGCGCCCGCACGGACTGCACCTTCTCCGACCCGACGCTGCTGCAGAGCGAGGTCACCTGCAGCGCGGCCAACCTCACCGCCACCACCGTCACGGTCACCGCGACCGACAGCACTGGCGCGACCGCGCGGGCGACCGGTGCCTTGACCTTCTCGTCGCAGCAGCGCACCTCGGCGACCTCACTGCTCGTCGACGGGCGGAGCGGATCCGCCTACTCCGGCTGCACCGGCTCGCTCGTCGCCCTCACCGGGACCGTCCTCGACAGCGCCAGCTCGGCCCCGGTCAAGGGCGTGCGCGTGGAGTTCCTCAAGAGGGCGGGTACGACGACGACCGTCATTGGCAGCGCCGTCACCGATGCTGCGGGTGTGGCCCGCA from the Mycobacteriales bacterium genome contains:
- the nagA gene encoding N-acetylglucosamine-6-phosphate deacetylase, which encodes MLALRGGRVLTADGWSDADLLVDGDRIAGPDAGPDAGRDPVEVLDVTGCVVAPGLVDLHVHAAGGAPCQGPRADLPAVSRALARGGVTAYLATAFAAPLPELRALVTAPRPSEGARCVGVHLEGPWLSPAAAGAQPPEALRVPDVAEALALLDAGDVRCVTVAPELPGALDLVRALADRGVRVSLGHSTATYAEGVAAVRAGATGVTHCFNALSPLTGREPGLVGLALTEPDLVVEVIADGVHVHPASVRALVAARGPQGVALVSDCVDGCAPEGLVRDGDVLRLADGTLAGSGLSLSDAVRHVVSWGVPLADALAMASTTPARALGLDVALRPGAVADVVVLDADLRVRRVLVAGVLQ
- a CDS encoding ROK family protein, whose amino-acid sequence is MATHPTAPVACVEVGGGSTQTVVLGSGEARVLDGAVPPPGVPLLMAVPGLIEGDRVLAASNLGWFDVDPAEALGLGRSAALLLNDAEAAALGESALRDGAPLVFVGLGTGVGGAVVRTGPVVAAANLLGHTTGFGDALCPCSRTGCLETVAAGWALPDPLPESRIGPLAAAVARAVRLEPLADPPLVVVAGGLARRYPAIVDALAAALPDRDVQPTAAAPELKSASAYGLALAYAQLQERVA
- a CDS encoding alpha/beta hydrolase; its protein translation is MRVAVEADVELEAEVVGEGPELVWLHGLSGSLEDGRPVVDRLSHRFRVLHYSTRGHGRSTPLLDRSRYGYDRIAADLSTVLDEVGFTRPLLVGGSHGANTILRHETLHPGRARGLLLIAPGGNALRRPPRLQFAMLRAALWRGSRKGLDGVIELCTGFHPDDPRADPHLVAAMRTHDLASLRVAMRRIPDQQAVDPAALPGFQVPTHVVAWDGDPVIHPIAVAREVARLVPGATFAEIERVDGLSAAQVADVAATEVLRWADTVVAQS
- a CDS encoding CehA/McbA family metallohydrolase, encoding MLRPRRALTGAALVLLAVTPLPALSLVGAPAGAPLVPAGHVELVGPLHEHSGYSDGWPGSTPEDYYAAAKSTGNDFLMAGEHSDTLGVPLVANDECLGPGVTGCAVADSDPVKAATKWEAMADYAEAATTEDFVGVRGFEWTSDRYGHINTYFSKHQTGAKVDGGYASMATFYRWLTTRPELGGGGDGLATFNHPGAKALQVVGGSDPGRDWNGFAYEPTADRQMVGLEVFNDTDHYGDRLDDALDQGWHVGAVGAEDLGHKRTDDWGGPSWAKTVVLARDRSAPALREAMQARRFYAVRTPDVRLGLTVDGAVMGSRLVARDRHLVAASARATGRTGLTLELVTTGGRVVATGTDDLTTTVTRAAGDRYLFLRVRDGATPVGYSSPVWLEAGTAAPTGEWLAGDLHVHTCYSHDAYCGPDDDNTAPEEAYTASGSPTERFAEASAKGLDYLALTDHHSDSAPQESGYDSVNDPGFGTSGVIGVKGYENSIGGHAQMLGAQRVYPRAGDTDDAIRAMADALRADGGLFQANHPADDVTAPVEDCSALPSMHWKYGLRVPVDSVEVWNIGHHLQPPLPAGTSNGDALAYWECWLSSGARVAPTGGSDSHWLSTAAVQGVGNPTTWVFAEERSQRGVLEAIRAGRTSVSFRPPAAGGAPLLLEADRDGDGRYDALVGDTVEPGTPLRVRSLDPAATGLVDLRSNGRTVLAGATLTPGGTVDLVLDEPGWVWAQLYADEPADATNAGTGPRAQACEPALGTQTSYCRNRVGVLAMTAALYLAETVDPTPTTDPTPTTTATPEPTCPPKPRPTGNPQAGKEKCKP
- a CDS encoding SIS domain-containing protein; amino-acid sequence: MTPLGAGFALDLGEQPAVLARVLDTNADALSEARRLVAAAPSVRLLGTGSSRHAAGVGAAALELAGIRADVPPAPGAAVPPPVLRSGDVVVAVSQSGETPALVAEVRRAQDLGCRVIAVTNAGGTLARLADVALTCAAGPERVVAASKSVTATVLLLRALAGPVDPRLLADAVTALLALDPAPLVRGAHPTHVVAGGLGAEHVAAEVALKLAETGGRLLSSEPLVEHLHGPVAVPATTLALVHPDDPNTAALAGDVVRIGPHPSYDVVLPQLDDPACAAVLSLVAGQVAALAWSRRGGVDADAPRGLSKVTRTA
- a CDS encoding ADP-ribosylglycohydrolase family protein, with protein sequence MSGLLLDPEQVRALLLTALDDAREQGLEVTDLARALDAAPASLDALADLARRLQEAPVAEGWPHVEPLALDEVLSECPSLPSARRPGSDVGDRVRAAWGARVAGCVLGKPFEYDPTLAELRAALEPAGEWPFTDYVTEATSEGLRDRQPQWPECVRERIAHVPEDDDLGYTALATVALERHGDAFTHDDLLRLWLLNLPVLATFGPERVALLAAGLASSTGAPFSLGALVPGTEQCGALIRVDAYGYAHPGDPVAAASLAYVDASLTHRRTGVYSAMWAAAAVATALVADDWEDVALTAASVVPQQSRLRAVLDESLAHVRAADDWLDAHDRLHTRFASYGHCRVVQELGTLLVTLRFARGATDGIGLQVSQGNDTDSFGATAGSLLGALHGPAGFDRDHWLGRFGDRIHLALATTHDDSITSWGDRMAALHLRKQSYPAG